The proteins below come from a single Psychrobacter sp. PL19 genomic window:
- the gatB gene encoding Asp-tRNA(Asn)/Glu-tRNA(Gln) amidotransferase subunit GatB, giving the protein MNTATDNSTVHENTVRPEALRSELLVDGYEVVIGIEVHCQLNTDSKIFSSAPIDFGHEPNTQASIVDLGLPGVLPVLNSGVVERALKFGMGVDAELGLFNTFDRKNYFYPDLPKGYQITQMANPIVGRGHIDVVVNEGDNNEYPKRMGITRAHLEEDAGKSVHDAVDGMTGVDLNRAGTPLIEIVSEPDMRSAHEALAYIKAIHQLVTWLGISDAIMAEGSFRCDCNVSIRKPGTPLGTRTELKNLNSFRNIERAINREIERQIDIIEEGGKVVQATMLYDPEQDETRAMRSKEEANDYRYFPDPDLLPVRIEQHTVDTIRATMPELPVARRARLEIELELSEYDARILTGSRQLADYFEAVVSEVGQQHAKIAANWVMGDLLGALNKDDKDITTSPISAKQLAGMLKRLFDDTLSGKLAKKAFSALYEREFGDAEDAADQIIEAKGLKQETDTGAIKAIVEDVIANNEAMVEEYRGGKEKAFNGLVGQVMKASRGSANPQQVNQILKELLG; this is encoded by the coding sequence ATGAATACAGCAACTGATAACAGCACCGTCCATGAAAATACTGTACGCCCTGAGGCTTTGCGTTCAGAGCTATTGGTCGATGGCTATGAAGTGGTCATTGGCATTGAGGTTCACTGTCAGCTCAATACCGACAGTAAGATCTTTTCAAGCGCGCCAATCGACTTCGGCCATGAGCCCAATACCCAAGCCAGCATCGTGGATTTAGGTCTGCCTGGTGTCTTACCTGTCCTCAATAGTGGCGTAGTAGAACGCGCGCTAAAATTTGGGATGGGCGTTGATGCTGAACTTGGACTATTCAATACCTTTGACCGTAAAAACTACTTTTACCCTGACTTACCAAAAGGCTATCAAATCACCCAAATGGCCAACCCTATCGTTGGTCGTGGCCATATTGATGTGGTAGTTAATGAAGGTGATAACAACGAATACCCTAAACGTATGGGCATCACACGCGCTCACTTAGAAGAAGATGCGGGCAAGTCTGTCCACGATGCGGTCGATGGTATGACCGGCGTGGACCTCAACCGCGCTGGCACGCCGCTGATTGAGATTGTCTCAGAGCCTGATATGCGCTCAGCTCATGAAGCACTTGCTTATATCAAAGCCATTCATCAGCTGGTCACCTGGCTGGGTATCTCTGATGCCATCATGGCGGAAGGTTCGTTCCGTTGTGACTGTAACGTCTCCATACGCAAACCTGGTACGCCACTGGGTACTCGTACTGAGCTCAAAAACCTAAACTCATTCCGCAATATCGAACGCGCTATCAACCGTGAAATCGAACGTCAGATTGATATTATCGAGGAAGGTGGTAAAGTCGTACAAGCGACGATGCTTTATGATCCAGAGCAAGACGAGACCCGCGCCATGCGTAGCAAGGAAGAAGCCAACGACTATCGTTACTTCCCTGACCCTGACTTGCTACCAGTGCGTATTGAGCAACATACCGTTGATACCATTAGAGCAACAATGCCTGAACTACCAGTGGCACGCCGTGCGCGCTTAGAGATCGAGCTTGAGCTATCTGAATATGACGCGCGTATCTTGACTGGTAGCCGTCAGCTGGCTGATTATTTTGAAGCTGTGGTTAGCGAAGTCGGTCAGCAACACGCCAAGATTGCTGCTAACTGGGTCATGGGTGACTTGTTGGGTGCGCTGAATAAAGACGATAAAGACATTACAACCTCTCCTATTAGCGCTAAGCAATTAGCCGGTATGCTCAAACGACTCTTTGATGACACACTATCAGGTAAGCTGGCTAAAAAAGCTTTTAGCGCGTTATATGAGCGCGAATTTGGTGATGCCGAGGATGCCGCGGATCAAATCATCGAAGCCAAGGGTCTCAAACAAGAAACTGATACCGGCGCTATTAAAGCTATCGTTGAAGATGTGATTGCCAACAATGAAGCTATGGTTGAAGAGTATCGTGGTGGTAAGGAAAAAGCCTTTAACGGTCTGGTCGGGCAAGTGATGAAAGCCAGCCGCGGTAGTGCCAACCCACAACAGGTGAATCAAATCCTAAAAGAGTTATTGGGTTAA
- a CDS encoding tyrosine-type recombinase/integrase gives MPLTHTGINKLTPSPTSIDTKRPDKHSDGNGLQLWVRYTGVKSWISAYRWQGKQQTLTIGTYPVMSLQNARQRNIEIKRLIADGVNPKDDKKRQQADNDGSRAFNTIAQRWHDDRKSHIAPTTYSRDYSQYQRDIKPFIGNMNIEDITAPDVLAIGKAIEARGASDMARRAIRQVGQIFKQAIREGLINTNPANDLTEALKPHKVKHHSRITSQQLPKLLQDINAYDGDVLIKLGLWFLCYTFVRTQELRFMEWAEIDYQAKVWRIPADKMKMDRPHLVPLVPQTMALLEQIKQLGFSDKYVFFNTSTRKPYSMNAFITALWRMGYKGRMTGHGFRGLASTTLHEQEFMHEAIELQLAHEKENKISKAYNGAQHLPYRTKMMNEWANFIDDAYAGKLDNVIHGNFKQQAQKLS, from the coding sequence ATACCCCTAACCCATACAGGTATCAACAAGCTAACTCCTAGCCCCACCTCTATTGATACAAAACGACCTGATAAACATAGCGATGGTAACGGGCTGCAATTATGGGTGCGTTATACGGGCGTTAAGTCATGGATCAGCGCCTACCGCTGGCAAGGCAAACAGCAAACCCTCACTATTGGCACTTATCCAGTAATGAGCTTACAAAATGCACGCCAGCGCAATATTGAAATCAAAAGATTAATAGCTGATGGTGTGAATCCCAAAGACGATAAAAAACGCCAACAAGCTGACAATGACGGATCACGGGCGTTCAATACCATAGCCCAGCGCTGGCATGATGACCGCAAGTCACATATAGCCCCTACTACCTATAGCCGTGATTACTCACAGTACCAACGCGATATTAAGCCGTTCATTGGTAACATGAATATAGAGGACATAACCGCTCCTGATGTTTTGGCTATCGGTAAAGCTATCGAAGCGAGGGGCGCTAGTGATATGGCAAGGCGTGCAATACGTCAAGTAGGGCAGATATTCAAACAAGCCATACGTGAGGGCTTAATCAATACCAACCCAGCCAACGACTTAACCGAAGCGCTAAAACCGCATAAGGTAAAGCACCATAGTCGTATCACTAGCCAGCAATTACCAAAGCTACTACAAGACATTAACGCCTATGATGGTGATGTACTGATAAAGCTAGGCTTATGGTTTTTGTGCTACACGTTTGTGAGAACGCAAGAACTACGCTTTATGGAGTGGGCAGAAATAGACTATCAAGCTAAAGTATGGCGCATACCAGCCGACAAGATGAAAATGGATAGACCGCATCTAGTACCGTTAGTACCGCAAACAATGGCACTCTTAGAGCAAATCAAACAACTAGGCTTTTCGGACAAGTATGTTTTCTTTAATACCTCAACCCGTAAACCATACAGCATGAACGCATTTATCACTGCCCTATGGCGCATGGGCTATAAAGGGCGTATGACTGGTCACGGCTTTCGTGGACTTGCCAGCACTACCCTACACGAACAAGAATTTATGCACGAAGCCATAGAGCTACAGCTGGCACATGAAAAAGAGAACAAGATCAGCAAGGCATACAACGGGGCGCAGCATTTACCCTACAGAACCAAGATGATGAACGAATGGGCAAACTTCATTGATGATGCTTACGCTGGCAAGTTGGATAACGTCATACACGGTAACTTTAAGCAACAAGCACAAAAGCTAAGTTAG
- a CDS encoding type II toxin-antitoxin system RelE/ParE family toxin, protein MMIDINQTEQFSRWLHKLKDPLGKVGVLARIKRAQGGNFGDHKLLPDTGGIYEMRIFKGNGYRVYYAQQGDTLYLLLIGGSKDSQPNDITKACTLWQQVTDQEKELPND, encoded by the coding sequence ATGATGATTGACATTAACCAAACCGAACAATTTAGTCGCTGGCTGCATAAGCTGAAAGATCCACTAGGTAAAGTTGGTGTATTAGCACGTATTAAGCGAGCGCAAGGTGGTAATTTTGGTGACCATAAGCTTCTGCCAGACACAGGCGGTATCTATGAGATGCGTATATTCAAAGGTAACGGTTACCGTGTCTATTATGCCCAGCAAGGAGATACCCTCTATCTATTGTTGATAGGAGGCAGTAAAGACAGCCAACCAAACGATATTACTAAGGCTTGCACACTATGGCAGCAAGTCACGGATCAAGAAAAGGAGCTTCCTAATGACTGA
- a CDS encoding addiction module antidote protein yields the protein MTDIKTSQFDVAEYLTDETLINAYLNEILTDGMPSEFIQALNDVAKAKGMNELAQKTGIRRESLYKTLRSEKPRFDTMLKIIDGMGLQITLTPKAEPCLDA from the coding sequence ATGACTGATATTAAAACTAGCCAATTTGATGTGGCGGAATACCTGACAGATGAAACTCTCATCAATGCTTATTTAAACGAAATATTAACTGATGGTATGCCTAGCGAGTTTATCCAAGCTTTAAACGATGTGGCAAAAGCAAAAGGAATGAACGAGCTGGCACAAAAGACAGGTATAAGACGCGAAAGCCTTTATAAGACGTTGAGATCAGAAAAGCCGCGTTTTGATACCATGCTAAAGATTATTGACGGCATGGGCTTACAAATCACTTTGACCCCTAAAGCAGAACCTTGCTTAGACGCTTAG
- a CDS encoding DUF1853 family protein, with protein sequence MLEPTSQPSPTLKNSTPWEEYQRPYVRDLAYALACPNVLTEWLDFAPHQTNPTIAVHSPNFWRAQYAAYHERLNELDTTNAYQELTRYLLIRPSPNRLGFHFEGLLLFWLEDGFARKLHHYEMLASNVQLFCGKQTIGELDLVLYNHQEKITEHWELAIKFFMGSAPFTPVNWVGINSNDNLQRKMTHMQTKQFRTVSVDTNNHGQVKIDQRYAVIKGRFFLPIAITDFSYPEWLEPSLPIDRWLATPNNQSSDARSETSNQNKSQIKDLTNNLEAAITPFSNLTDIRRAHYIEWFTQRSFYNKHRNTTQVLSSLTTLPQGLYFIQRSNQEPYEPLVVL encoded by the coding sequence ATGCTCGAGCCTACCTCTCAGCCCTCTCCTACTCTCAAAAACAGTACACCGTGGGAAGAATATCAACGACCTTATGTGCGTGACTTAGCATATGCCCTTGCCTGCCCAAACGTATTGACTGAGTGGTTAGATTTTGCGCCACATCAAACTAATCCGACGATTGCGGTGCATAGCCCTAACTTTTGGCGAGCACAATATGCCGCCTATCACGAACGTTTGAATGAGCTTGACACTACTAATGCCTATCAAGAGCTAACCCGCTATTTGCTAATAAGGCCCAGCCCCAATCGTTTGGGTTTTCATTTTGAAGGGCTATTATTGTTTTGGTTGGAAGATGGTTTTGCGCGTAAGTTGCATCATTATGAAATGCTAGCGAGTAACGTCCAGTTATTCTGCGGTAAACAAACCATTGGTGAGCTAGATTTGGTTTTATACAATCATCAAGAGAAGATAACCGAGCACTGGGAGTTAGCGATTAAGTTTTTTATGGGTTCAGCACCATTTACGCCCGTCAATTGGGTCGGTATCAATTCCAATGATAACTTGCAGCGTAAGATGACCCATATGCAAACCAAACAGTTTCGTACCGTATCGGTAGACACCAACAATCATGGCCAAGTCAAAATTGATCAGCGCTATGCCGTTATAAAGGGCCGATTTTTTTTGCCGATTGCCATAACTGATTTCAGTTACCCTGAGTGGCTTGAGCCTAGCTTACCCATAGACCGCTGGTTGGCGACGCCTAATAATCAAAGCTCCGATGCTAGGTCAGAGACTTCTAATCAAAATAAAAGCCAAATTAAAGATTTAACTAATAACCTTGAAGCAGCGATAACTCCTTTTTCGAACCTCACAGATATACGCCGAGCTCATTATATTGAATGGTTTACTCAGCGAAGTTTTTATAATAAACATAGAAATACCACTCAGGTGTTGTCTAGTTTAACGACCTTGCCACAAGGGCTGTACTTTATTCAAAGGTCTAATCAAGAACCCTATGAGCCCTTAGTTGTCCTATAG
- a CDS encoding DUF2726 domain-containing protein: MSFGVIFLVLAVGFLGLITLPKLIPFFTAKRQAESKNTDPTPQPVRGDDLAIWPFAPMPIMTDTEVLFFHKLKNALPEYHIFVQVQLSRIIAANSDETSERSFWFNRICRQSVDYVVVAQDAQTSLVAIELDDWTHSSKSRQKADDKKDKALASAGIPIVRFHAERMPSADMLRYELMQVIETY, from the coding sequence ATGTCGTTTGGTGTTATATTTTTAGTATTGGCTGTTGGGTTCTTAGGTTTAATTACGCTGCCAAAGTTAATACCGTTCTTCACTGCAAAGCGTCAAGCAGAGTCTAAAAATACTGATCCTACACCACAACCCGTTCGCGGTGATGATTTGGCTATTTGGCCATTTGCGCCTATGCCTATTATGACTGATACCGAAGTGCTGTTCTTTCATAAACTAAAAAATGCATTGCCAGAATATCATATCTTTGTCCAGGTCCAGCTGTCACGCATTATTGCAGCGAATAGTGATGAGACTTCTGAACGTAGCTTCTGGTTCAATCGTATCTGCCGACAAAGCGTAGATTATGTGGTGGTCGCGCAAGATGCGCAGACCTCACTGGTTGCTATTGAGCTTGATGACTGGACCCACAGTAGTAAATCTCGTCAAAAAGCCGATGATAAGAAAGACAAGGCCCTTGCTAGTGCCGGTATTCCCATCGTACGCTTTCATGCTGAGCGCATGCCTAGTGCTGACATGCTTAGGTATGAACTGATGCAGGTTATTGAGACTTATTAG